The nucleotide sequence CCGGTCTCCGTTGACCGGATCAAATCCGCGGAAATGCAGCAGTTGGTCGACGACATGTTCGACACCATGGTCGAATACGTCGGCGTCGGACTGGCCGCCCCGCAGGTTCATCAGCCGTTCCGTCTGTTGGTGACCGAGGAAATCCCCGATCCCGAGCACGAGGGACGGGTTCTGGCCGAGCGCAGCGCCGTTTTTAATCCCGAGATCACCTTCCTGACCGATGAAGAAATCGCCTTCTACGAGGGCTGTCTGTCGATTCCCGACTTTCGCGGACGGGTCCCGCGCATCCGCAAGATCCGTCTGCGCGGCCATGACCGCGCCGGCAAGCCGATCGACCGCGAGGTCGAGGGATTCCCGGCGGTGGTCTACCAGCATGAAGTCGATCACCTCAACGGCGTGGTCTTTCTCGACCGCATGCGCGATTTGAAGTCGCTGACGTATCTGCGCGAGTACGAACGCTACGTCGTCGGCCATCTCGATTGAACACGGAGGAGGGCAGGCAACCATGTCTGCCGCGGGATGATGATGAGATCAGACATCACCATCGATGATCGGCTGTTGGCCCGCCTCTTGGACACGGTCCAGAAGCCGGGACGCTACATCGGCGGCGAGCTGCACCGCGTCACCAAAGACCCGGCCACGGTCTCCGCGCGCGCCTGTCTGGCGTTTCCCGATTCGTACGAAATCGGGATGTCGCACCTGGGGCTGCGCATCCTCTATGCCCACCTGAACAACGACGCGCGCATCTATGTCGAGCGCGCCTACTGCCCCTTCCCGGACATGGAGGCGCGCCTGCGCGACCACCGTGTGCCGCTGTTCTCCGTCGAGACCCGCACGCCGCTCTGGCGCTTCGACATCGTGGGCTTCTCGCTGCAATCGGAGATGTCGCACACCAACGTGCTGACCATGCTCGAGCTCGGCGGCATCCCGCTGCACCGGTGGGAGCGCGGCGACGATGATCCGATCGTGATGGCCGGCGGACCGGTGGTCTTCAATCCGGAGCCGATGAGCGACTTCGTCGACATCTTTCTGATCGGCGATGGGGAGGAGGCCTTTCGCGATGTCCTCCTGCGCAACGCCGAGCTGAAGGCGCAGGGTGTCCCGCGCGCCGGACGGATCGCCCAACTGGCCAACGAGATCACCGGTCTCTACGCGCCGTCGCTCTACCGCACCCGCGTCGATGAGGCCACCGGATTTGTCCATGTCTGCCCGACCGAAGGCGCCCCGTATCCGGTGCGCAAGGCCCTGGTCGACGATGTCAATCGCTATCCCTTCCCGGCCGACATCCTCGTGCCGCAGGGAGACATCGTGCATGACCGCGTCGCGGTCGAGATCGCGCGCGGCTGCACCGAGGGGTGCCGTTTCTGCCAGGCCGGAATCATCTACCGTCCGGTGCGCGAACGCTCCCCCGAATCGATCGTCAACACCATCGTCAACGGCATCGACCGGACCGGTTTCGAGGAGGCCTCGCTGACCGCGCTGTCGACCGCCGACTATTCCTGCATCACACCGCTGGCCAAGGCGGTGATGGCCGAACTGCAGATCCGCCGCTCGGCGATGTCGGTCTCGTCGCTGCGCGTCTACGGCGTCACCGAGGAAATCGCCCGCGAAATCGCCAAGGTGCGCAAGACCGGCTTCACCATCGCGCCCGAAGCCGGCACCCAGCGCATGCGCGATGTCATCAACAAGGGCGTCACCGACGCCAACATCGACACCGCCGCCGAGATCGCCTTTTCCAACGGCTGGACCCGGCTGAAACTCTACTTCATGATCGGCCTGCCCACCGAGACCGACGAGGATGTCATCGGCATCGCCGAGACCGCCATCCGGGTCTACCAGATCGGCAAACGGGTCGGCCCGCGCGGGATCACCGTGGTCGTTTCGGTCTCTTCGCTGGTGCCGAAGGCCCACTCGACGTTCCAATGGGTGCCCTTCGATGATCCCGCCAATCTGATGCGCAAACAGCGCCTCTTGCAGGATCGTCTGCGCAAGTTCAAGGGGATCGACCTGAAGACGCACGAGGTCCGCCTCTCGCGTCTCGAGGCGGTCTTCTCGCGCGGCGACCGTCGCCTGGGACAGATCATCGAAGCCGCCTGGCGGCGCGGCGCGCGGTTCGACGAGTGGAGCGATTATTTCCGTGAAGAGCATTGGAACGAGTCGTTCCGCGCCGCGGGGCTGGACCCCGACCAGTTTCTCCCGGCGCTGCCGACCGAAGCGGAACTGATCTGGGACCACATCGACTCGCGTGTATCCAGGGAGTTTCTGCTCAAGGAT is from bacterium and encodes:
- the def gene encoding peptide deformylase — translated: MAILKVAKLGHPILRRVADPVSVDRIKSAEMQQLVDDMFDTMVEYVGVGLAAPQVHQPFRLLVTEEIPDPEHEGRVLAERSAVFNPEITFLTDEEIAFYEGCLSIPDFRGRVPRIRKIRLRGHDRAGKPIDREVEGFPAVVYQHEVDHLNGVVFLDRMRDLKSLTYLREYERYVVGHLD
- a CDS encoding TIGR03960 family B12-binding radical SAM protein, with translation MRSDITIDDRLLARLLDTVQKPGRYIGGELHRVTKDPATVSARACLAFPDSYEIGMSHLGLRILYAHLNNDARIYVERAYCPFPDMEARLRDHRVPLFSVETRTPLWRFDIVGFSLQSEMSHTNVLTMLELGGIPLHRWERGDDDPIVMAGGPVVFNPEPMSDFVDIFLIGDGEEAFRDVLLRNAELKAQGVPRAGRIAQLANEITGLYAPSLYRTRVDEATGFVHVCPTEGAPYPVRKALVDDVNRYPFPADILVPQGDIVHDRVAVEIARGCTEGCRFCQAGIIYRPVRERSPESIVNTIVNGIDRTGFEEASLTALSTADYSCITPLAKAVMAELQIRRSAMSVSSLRVYGVTEEIAREIAKVRKTGFTIAPEAGTQRMRDVINKGVTDANIDTAAEIAFSNGWTRLKLYFMIGLPTETDEDVIGIAETAIRVYQIGKRVGPRGITVVVSVSSLVPKAHSTFQWVPFDDPANLMRKQRLLQDRLRKFKGIDLKTHEVRLSRLEAVFSRGDRRLGQIIEAAWRRGARFDEWSDYFREEHWNESFRAAGLDPDQFLPALPTEAELIWDHIDSRVSREFLLKDLKAGLASRFLHPCEKPYLPKRHNPPRHKDGTVKLVCYDCGVDCDLKAIAIEREQAGLSADQIVIEKEAMLDRYGRDRLPTVVPREVGEFQESESKLGDRDYEAAAQPFEPTPGPLYRYRVCYGKLGLSRYLSHLEVGRLIDRAGRRAKWPIAFSGGFHPHPKLAFGPALPVGVAGENEYFDVELTEPWAPDRLAEALNATLHEGFVVRAVAPLPDGAPSIEKLTDRFEYAVSFETTTLVARTGGLDKLIADLEHRLSNGGWMIERVMKDRRKRINAAEFVDQWRFESDNGATHWYLTLVSREGRSVKPREMVESLCDGWPEGTTITRRRMGRLIEGRFLTPMDV